From the genome of Nitrospiria bacterium, one region includes:
- a CDS encoding transposase, producing MSRPLRIEYPDAYYHVMNRGLAYQKIFTDRVDRELFLNLLGECHQMWGIEVFAYCLMGNYYHVLLQTPQANLSRIMRHLDGLYTQRYNRRHHRDGPLFRGRYKAIVVDEESYLLSVVRYIHRDPVEAGLVRGLDRYPWSSYRMYMKKEKRPQWLDVKQVLGRFPKKGRLEAFQEYMGSEVEDRLRRFYSSRKWVPVLGGESFVEKIRKQIKRAGKKVQE from the coding sequence ATGTCCCGTCCACTTCGAATCGAATATCCCGATGCCTATTACCATGTCATGAACCGGGGTCTGGCCTATCAGAAAATTTTCACTGATCGGGTAGACCGAGAATTGTTTTTAAACCTGCTGGGTGAATGCCATCAGATGTGGGGCATTGAAGTGTTTGCCTATTGTTTGATGGGAAATTACTACCACGTTCTTCTTCAAACCCCTCAAGCCAATCTATCGCGAATCATGCGTCACTTGGATGGGTTGTATACCCAACGTTATAATAGGAGACATCATCGGGATGGTCCGCTGTTCAGGGGTAGGTACAAGGCCATTGTCGTGGATGAGGAGTCGTATTTATTAAGTGTGGTACGGTATATCCACCGAGATCCTGTTGAAGCAGGGTTGGTTCGAGGTTTAGATCGATATCCATGGAGCAGTTATCGGATGTATATGAAAAAAGAGAAAAGGCCCCAATGGTTGGATGTGAAGCAGGTATTGGGGCGGTTTCCTAAAAAGGGGCGGTTAGAGGCATTTCAGGAGTATATGGGGTCTGAGGTAGAAGACAGATTAAGGAGGTTTTATTCCAGTCGGAAATGGGTGCCCGTATTAGGGGGAGAGAGTTTTGTAGAGAAGATACGAAAGCAAATAAAAAGAGCGGGGAAGAAGGTTCAAGAG
- a CDS encoding secondary thiamine-phosphate synthase enzyme YjbQ, with product MNATFLKIKTNDSHQVVDITRKVNQVLQQGNIQNGSCHLFIQHTTAALTVGEVGEGTEDDLLDVLNAMIPKILFRHAHDPTHAPSHMIASILGPSLTVPIAGGNLCLGTWQSILLVELDGPRERKISIKLFREEGV from the coding sequence ATGAACGCCACTTTTTTAAAGATAAAGACAAACGATTCCCACCAGGTGGTTGATATCACCCGGAAAGTGAATCAGGTCCTTCAACAGGGAAATATTCAAAACGGGTCCTGTCATCTTTTTATTCAGCATACCACTGCTGCGCTGACCGTTGGTGAGGTGGGAGAAGGGACCGAAGACGATCTATTGGATGTTTTAAACGCAATGATACCCAAAATCCTCTTCCGCCATGCCCATGACCCAACTCACGCTCCCTCCCATATGATTGCCTCTATTCTGGGACCCAGCCTTACAGTTCCCATTGCCGGTGGGAACCTTTGCCTTGGAACCTGGCAGAGTATTTTGTTGGTGGAATTGGATGGCCCAAGGGAAAGAAAAATTTCAATAAAATTATTCAGGGAAGAGGGTGTTTAA
- a CDS encoding glycine betaine ABC transporter substrate-binding protein, which translates to MSGNGRLGFFLFLFLSTGYLFPSLGASEQVLTIGSKKFTESVILGEMMGLLFEQKGQEVVHRRELGGTRVLWNALLSGEIDIYPDYTGTLRYEILAGTPLQNEEDLLQALKKKGILMSQPLGFNNTYAIGMREEVADGLGVRRISDLVHHPELVFGFTNEFMDRNDGWPGLKEVYHLPQTNVNGLDHDLAYRGLDMGSIQVMDLYSTDAEIAYYGLRVLEDDHGYFPDYHAVLLYRSDLFQRFPEAVKVLKWLEGRIIDSDMVVLNAASKINRISETRVAADFLENHLGVKTHFQEETPVQQLWRYTQEHLFLVGVSLSGAILLSVPLGVFADRRPRIGQMILGTAGMFQTVPSLALLVFMIPFFGIGGPPAVMALFLYSLLPIIRNTYTGLKEIPLSIRESAVALGLPSGWRLFRIELPMASRTILAGIKISAVINIGTATLGALIGAGGYGQPILTGIRLDDVGLILQGAVPAALLALFAQGIFEIGERFLVPKGLRL; encoded by the coding sequence ATGAGTGGGAATGGCCGATTGGGTTTTTTTCTTTTTTTATTTCTTTCTACGGGATATCTGTTTCCATCGCTTGGAGCTTCGGAACAGGTGCTAACCATCGGTTCAAAAAAATTTACAGAATCGGTCATCCTTGGGGAAATGATGGGTCTTCTTTTCGAACAAAAAGGTCAAGAGGTGGTTCATCGGCGGGAGTTGGGAGGAACCCGGGTTTTATGGAATGCTTTGCTATCCGGAGAAATTGACATCTATCCGGATTATACAGGGACCCTCCGGTATGAAATCCTGGCGGGGACTCCTCTGCAAAATGAGGAAGACCTTCTCCAGGCTTTAAAGAAAAAAGGCATTCTCATGAGCCAACCCTTGGGTTTTAATAATACCTACGCCATCGGAATGCGGGAGGAGGTAGCGGATGGGTTAGGGGTCCGCCGGATTTCAGACCTGGTTCATCACCCAGAGCTGGTGTTTGGATTTACCAATGAATTTATGGACCGAAACGATGGATGGCCCGGTCTTAAGGAAGTCTACCATCTACCTCAAACCAACGTGAACGGTTTGGACCACGACCTGGCCTACCGGGGACTGGACATGGGTTCGATTCAAGTCATGGACCTTTATTCCACCGATGCGGAAATTGCCTACTATGGGCTCCGGGTACTTGAGGATGATCATGGCTATTTTCCCGATTATCATGCTGTTTTACTGTATCGCTCAGATTTGTTCCAGCGTTTTCCTGAAGCGGTGAAGGTTTTGAAATGGCTGGAGGGAAGAATCATCGATTCGGACATGGTTGTCTTAAATGCTGCCTCCAAAATTAATCGGATTTCAGAAACTCGGGTAGCAGCGGATTTTCTTGAAAACCACCTTGGGGTCAAAACCCATTTCCAAGAAGAGACCCCTGTGCAACAATTATGGCGCTATACCCAAGAACACCTTTTTTTAGTTGGGGTCTCTCTTTCAGGTGCCATTCTCCTGTCGGTCCCCCTGGGGGTTTTTGCGGACCGGCGCCCACGGATTGGACAAATGATTTTGGGGACCGCGGGGATGTTCCAAACAGTTCCTTCCTTAGCCCTTTTGGTTTTTATGATTCCTTTTTTTGGAATTGGTGGCCCCCCTGCCGTAATGGCCCTTTTTCTATATAGTCTTTTACCCATTATTCGAAACACCTATACCGGTCTCAAGGAAATTCCTCTTTCTATTCGAGAGTCCGCTGTTGCCTTGGGTTTACCTTCTGGGTGGCGGTTATTTCGTATTGAATTGCCGATGGCTTCACGAACCATTTTAGCCGGAATAAAAATATCTGCCGTCATTAATATCGGGACCGCAACATTAGGGGCACTGATTGGGGCAGGGGGTTACGGCCAGCCTATTTTAACCGGTATTCGTCTTGATGACGTGGGTCTGATTTTACAAGGGGCGGTTCCCGCCGCCCTTTTAGCTTTATTTGCACAAGGAATATTTGAGATCGGGGAACGTTTTCTTGTTCCGAAAGGATTGCGTTTATAA
- a CDS encoding ATP-binding cassette domain-containing protein, producing the protein MLELQGVAKSYQSSVALKDTDLSILSRKTTVLIGPSGCGKSTILRMLVGLIQPDQGQVLFEGTALSPENIFTFRKRFGYVIQEGGLFPHLSARENIVLMAKYLGWSLEEREVRLAKMVTLTRFPEEGLDRFPSQLSGGQRQRVALMRALMLDPDVLLLDEPLGALDPMIRYGLQNDLKDIFQTLEKTVVIVTHDMGEAAFFGDVIVLLREGNIIQQGSIRDLMEIPCDPFVKQFIRAQRFPLETKMGNSS; encoded by the coding sequence ATGCTTGAACTCCAAGGTGTTGCAAAAAGTTACCAATCCTCTGTTGCTTTAAAAGACACCGATTTATCTATTCTTTCCAGAAAAACCACTGTTCTCATCGGACCCAGCGGTTGTGGCAAGTCTACCATCCTTCGCATGCTGGTGGGGTTGATTCAACCTGACCAGGGACAGGTTCTTTTTGAAGGAACCGCCCTTTCCCCAGAAAATATTTTTACCTTTCGAAAGCGTTTTGGATATGTGATCCAAGAGGGAGGACTTTTCCCTCACCTGTCGGCGCGGGAAAATATCGTTCTCATGGCAAAGTATTTGGGTTGGTCCTTGGAGGAGCGGGAAGTGCGTTTGGCCAAAATGGTTACCCTTACCCGGTTTCCCGAAGAAGGACTGGACCGCTTCCCTTCCCAGTTATCGGGTGGGCAACGCCAGCGTGTGGCTTTGATGCGTGCTTTGATGCTAGACCCTGACGTGCTTTTGTTGGATGAGCCTTTGGGCGCACTGGACCCGATGATTCGGTATGGACTTCAAAATGATTTGAAGGACATTTTTCAAACATTGGAAAAAACGGTGGTCATAGTTACTCATGATATGGGTGAAGCGGCTTTTTTTGGGGATGTCATTGTTTTGTTACGTGAGGGGAACATTATCCAGCAAGGAAGCATTCGAGACCTGATGGAGATCCCTTGCGACCCTTTTGTGAAACAGTTTATTCGAGCTCAGCGTTTTCCCCTCGAAACCAAAATGGGTAACTCATCATGA
- a CDS encoding nuclear transport factor 2 family protein — translation METLNPKKIQSILDKMDDAIRKRDANTHIQFMAPDVSIHVTLKDENGTQKLNFNREEYRQHLIDAFGVVEDYTFSRSTLDIQIENGGFKGTAVTHVLEKITIRGIRLQSTTREISKFKLINGKILLTSLEVVSQLEQTEGFSTEYLILDQKEHVFVFLTSFN, via the coding sequence GTGGAAACCCTGAATCCGAAAAAGATCCAATCCATCTTGGATAAAATGGATGATGCCATTCGAAAAAGAGATGCCAATACGCATATTCAGTTCATGGCACCGGATGTTTCCATTCACGTTACCCTAAAAGATGAAAACGGAACCCAAAAGCTGAATTTTAATCGGGAAGAGTACCGCCAGCATTTGATCGACGCTTTTGGTGTGGTGGAGGATTATACCTTTTCCAGATCGACGCTCGATATTCAAATTGAAAACGGTGGTTTTAAAGGCACCGCCGTCACCCACGTCCTTGAAAAAATTACCATCCGAGGAATAAGGTTGCAAAGCACAACACGTGAAATTTCAAAATTTAAGTTGATCAATGGAAAAATTTTGCTCACTTCATTAGAGGTGGTATCCCAGTTAGAGCAGACTGAGGGTTTTTCAACCGAATATTTAATTTTGGATCAAAAGGAACACGTTTTTGTTTTTTTAACCTCTTTCAATTAA